The following proteins come from a genomic window of Companilactobacillus pabuli:
- a CDS encoding cation diffusion facilitator family transporter, with protein MKKINDYFSKESHLQRSLREKEINKLNYSIRFLYINIFIYILITIIEYWLAKIGNSQALRADALNNLSGVISTGVLILGIKEATNVDDDDILGRDLPKENIRSKNSLQLSRFRLETVFTLMTSFIIILIAIQIIYSGIKGLLNLNNIENPNPISALGASIATVLMLIVWFINYHNGKKLKNASLQAAAKDSLGDVVTSFSTMITVLISIALKVAFLDSAVSIVIGIFILWQGVVIFQEAALNLIDYVDPILEKNMRDDLNKIEEIHSVVDLTSRYNGNMLVVDIFVKVDADETAVSIYQLNKKIKDELYQKYDVYDVTVTTIPDL; from the coding sequence ATGAAAAAAATTAATGATTATTTTTCTAAAGAATCTCATTTGCAAAGATCACTTCGTGAAAAAGAAATAAATAAATTAAACTATTCAATAAGATTTTTATACATTAATATATTCATCTATATTTTGATTACCATTATTGAATATTGGTTGGCCAAAATTGGTAATTCCCAGGCACTGCGAGCTGACGCTTTAAATAATCTTTCGGGCGTTATATCGACGGGCGTATTAATTTTGGGTATCAAAGAAGCAACTAATGTTGATGACGATGATATTTTAGGACGAGATCTACCCAAGGAGAATATTCGTAGTAAAAACTCTTTGCAACTTTCTCGATTTAGGTTGGAGACAGTTTTTACTTTGATGACTAGTTTTATTATTATTTTGATTGCTATTCAAATTATTTACAGTGGCATAAAAGGTTTGCTGAACTTGAATAATATCGAAAATCCTAATCCAATTTCAGCTTTAGGGGCAAGTATTGCAACTGTTTTGATGCTAATAGTTTGGTTCATTAATTACCACAATGGAAAGAAATTGAAAAATGCTTCCTTACAAGCTGCTGCGAAGGATAGTTTAGGCGATGTTGTAACTAGTTTTAGTACCATGATCACGGTGTTGATATCAATTGCTTTGAAAGTAGCTTTTCTCGATAGCGCGGTAAGTATAGTGATTGGAATTTTTATTTTGTGGCAAGGTGTTGTGATTTTCCAAGAAGCAGCTTTGAATTTGATAGATTATGTTGATCCCATCCTAGAAAAAAATATGCGTGATGATCTTAATAAAATTGAGGAAATCCATAGTGTGGTTGATTTGACTAGTAGATATAACGGGAACATGTTGGTTGTCGATATATTTGTAAAGGTTGATGCTGATGAGACAGCGGTGTCGATTTACCAGTTAAATAAGAAAATTAAAGATGAACTTTATCAAAAATATGATGTTTATGATGTGACAGTTACTACTATTCCGGATTTATAG
- a CDS encoding MurR/RpiR family transcriptional regulator, whose amino-acid sequence MALIEELEEISVTETNAKKYIAEFLLKEKEHIGNYSMQQIADQTFTSKSTLFRFAQSLNYSGWKEFMQTFLEEITYVNKHYSDIDPNLPFLAGESTDSIIEKLTEIQIESLRNTADLVDISILNMAVDRILNANKHIILFGISPNNLMGELLRRKLESIGIILTIANTDEGGSLATAMDKGDCAILVSYSGNNSSREPMRFVDILKKNHVNLIAITSSEDNYLRKNVDCCLTISSREKLYSKIGNFTTEESIIHIFNLIYASCFARNFIHNYEYKVKNSENFEYRRNASMFNIKEK is encoded by the coding sequence ATGGCTTTGATTGAGGAATTGGAAGAAATATCTGTTACAGAAACTAATGCAAAAAAATACATTGCTGAATTTTTACTTAAAGAGAAAGAACACATTGGTAATTATTCTATGCAACAAATCGCCGATCAGACGTTTACATCGAAATCGACACTCTTTCGATTCGCTCAAAGTCTCAATTACTCGGGATGGAAAGAATTTATGCAAACTTTTTTAGAAGAAATTACCTATGTAAATAAGCACTATTCTGATATTGATCCTAATTTGCCTTTTCTAGCGGGGGAATCAACAGACTCAATTATTGAAAAATTGACTGAGATTCAAATAGAAAGTCTTAGAAATACTGCTGATTTGGTGGATATTTCAATTCTTAACATGGCAGTAGATAGAATTCTAAACGCTAATAAGCATATTATTTTGTTTGGAATAAGTCCTAATAATTTGATGGGAGAGTTACTAAGAAGAAAATTAGAAAGTATAGGAATCATTTTAACCATTGCTAATACGGATGAAGGTGGATCATTAGCTACTGCTATGGATAAAGGAGATTGTGCGATACTTGTATCATACTCTGGGAATAATTCGTCTAGAGAGCCCATGAGATTTGTTGATATTTTGAAAAAGAATCATGTTAATTTAATCGCCATTACAAGCTCTGAGGATAACTATCTTAGAAAAAATGTCGATTGCTGTTTGACCATTTCTTCTAGAGAAAAGCTGTATAGTAAAATTGGTAATTTTACGACTGAAGAATCGATTATTCATATTTTTAATTTGATATATGCTTCTTGTTTTGCTAGAAACTTTATACATAATTACGAGTATAAGGTTAAGAATTCTGAGAATTTTGAATATAGAAGAAATGCTTCTATGTTTAATATAAAAGAAAAATGA
- a CDS encoding glycoside hydrolase family 1 protein, translated as MTIKTFPENFLWGGSTSANQIEGAWNIDGKGPSVADVQLFRNPQTVAELNNVKGNTDITDDMIDTALKSNSEYNYPKRHGIDFYHHYKEDIALFAEMGFKAYRFSIAWSRIFPNGDDKYANKKGLEFYSDVVNECLKYNIEPIITLSHYEIPLNLCTKYNGWYDRRTIGFFLNYVKTVIDELGDKVHYWLTFNEIDSILRHPFMTGGLIENRFPKDKFQTVLYQAMHHQLVASSLATKYIHEINSDSKVGCMTTKLTYYPYSSKPSDVLATKEKMRQVYAFADIQVFGEYPSYLLSKFKNENINIKMTKEDLSILKENTVDFVSFSYYQTSCVASDESNLELTSGNTTIGVKNPYLPSSEWGWQIDPTGLRISLIDLYDRYRIPLMIVENGLGAKDTLESDFTIHDNYRIKYLAAHIKAMYDAIYEDGVDLMGYTPWGPIDLLSNSTIQMSKRYGFIYVDLNDDGSGSYNRYKKDSFYWYKDVISSNGSSILNEKVLN; from the coding sequence ATGACAATTAAAACATTTCCAGAAAATTTCTTATGGGGTGGTTCTACCTCAGCAAATCAAATAGAAGGAGCTTGGAATATTGATGGTAAAGGTCCGTCGGTAGCAGATGTTCAATTGTTTAGAAATCCTCAAACAGTTGCTGAATTGAATAATGTAAAAGGCAATACAGATATTACTGATGACATGATTGATACAGCATTAAAAAGTAATAGTGAGTACAATTATCCAAAGCGACATGGAATTGATTTTTATCATCATTATAAAGAAGATATTGCATTATTTGCCGAAATGGGTTTTAAAGCATATCGTTTCTCAATTGCTTGGAGCAGAATTTTTCCAAATGGTGATGATAAATATGCAAATAAAAAGGGATTAGAATTTTATAGTGATGTTGTAAATGAATGTTTGAAATATAATATTGAACCAATTATTACTCTTTCTCACTATGAAATACCTTTGAATTTATGTACTAAATATAACGGTTGGTATGATAGACGTACGATTGGGTTCTTTTTGAATTATGTAAAAACAGTAATTGATGAATTAGGAGACAAGGTTCACTATTGGTTGACCTTCAATGAAATAGATAGTATTTTAAGACATCCATTTATGACTGGAGGGCTTATTGAAAATCGTTTCCCTAAAGATAAATTTCAAACCGTTCTTTATCAAGCCATGCATCATCAGTTAGTAGCTAGTTCACTAGCAACAAAATATATACATGAGATAAATTCTGATAGTAAAGTTGGCTGCATGACTACTAAATTGACTTATTATCCTTATTCCAGCAAGCCAAGTGATGTTCTTGCTACAAAAGAGAAGATGAGACAAGTTTATGCTTTTGCAGATATTCAGGTTTTTGGAGAGTATCCTTCATATTTACTTTCCAAATTTAAGAATGAAAATATTAATATAAAGATGACGAAAGAGGATTTAAGTATTTTAAAAGAAAATACTGTTGATTTTGTTTCATTTAGTTATTATCAGACTTCCTGTGTTGCATCTGATGAGTCAAATCTTGAATTAACAAGTGGTAATACCACGATTGGCGTAAAAAATCCTTATCTTCCATCCAGTGAATGGGGATGGCAAATTGATCCCACTGGATTAAGAATATCTTTGATTGATTTATACGATCGTTATAGAATTCCTCTGATGATTGTTGAGAATGGATTAGGAGCGAAAGACACTTTGGAATCTGACTTTACTATTCATGATAACTATCGTATTAAATATCTTGCAGCTCATATTAAGGCCATGTATGATGCAATTTATGAAGATGGCGTTGATTTGATGGGGTATACTCCCTGGGGTCCAATCGACCTTTTGTCCAATTCTACTATTCAAATGTCCAAGCGTTATGGTTTCATATATGTTGATTTAAATGATGATGGTTCAGGATCATATAATAGATATAAAAAGGATTCATTTTATTGGTATAAAGATGTAATTAGTTCAAACGGTTCAAGTATACTTAATGAAAAAGTATTAAATTAA
- a CDS encoding beta-glucoside-specific PTS transporter subunit IIABC yields the protein MSSNYRQLAKMIVDNVGGIENIDSLHHCQTRLRFKLKDTQKANKDNISKSKDVLKVVISGGQFQVVIGMQVADVYDAVEDYIKSKDGSTIQKKESKDPTEEKKKSKLDLVADFISSIFSPIIPALAGAGMVKALLALLVTFNLISQTSQSYTILNMIGDGTFAFLPMLLAFTTAQKLKTNPFLAVAVAAIMVHPTWATLVDSGKAIHLFNVIPLYAVKYTGTVIPVILVILLQAPIERFLNRVIPNAVRIVFAPMLLFLIMGILALTIVGPLGDFVGSGLTVIFTWLSKNASWAPPFLLGSFYSILVVFGLHHSLAPIGFIQLSQMGYDSVFGPGVLLANIGQGIAAIMVGTLSKDSKTKQIGASTGVTALMGVSEPAMYGLNFPKKYPLVAGAIGGACGGIFAGITATRRFATGSSGLPAVMMYIGDNTMNYFYSILISLAITMIVSAIATVVLFKKFEKKPVDEDKEKDIFDSKGLSDEVDAPVAGKVIPLSSVNDDVFSQKLLGDGVAIQPTDNHIYAPFDGEITALFPTNHAIGLKSMNGTEVLIHIGLNTVELKGKFFEPSIKLGDQVHKGQLMMTVDFHEIQKRGYDIITPIVITDTERKVEEYGSNIVQNGDMILTI from the coding sequence ATGAGTTCAAATTATCGTCAACTCGCAAAGATGATTGTTGATAATGTAGGTGGAATTGAAAATATTGATTCATTACACCATTGTCAAACAAGACTTAGATTCAAACTTAAAGATACACAAAAAGCTAACAAAGATAACATATCTAAAAGTAAGGATGTTCTAAAAGTCGTAATAAGCGGTGGCCAATTCCAAGTTGTCATAGGTATGCAAGTTGCTGATGTTTATGATGCGGTAGAAGATTATATAAAAAGTAAAGATGGATCAACGATTCAAAAAAAAGAATCTAAAGATCCTACTGAAGAAAAAAAGAAGAGCAAGTTAGATTTAGTTGCAGATTTTATTTCTAGTATCTTCTCTCCTATTATTCCTGCATTAGCTGGTGCAGGTATGGTTAAAGCTTTACTAGCCTTATTGGTAACATTTAATCTTATTTCCCAGACTAGTCAAAGTTATACTATTTTGAATATGATTGGCGATGGAACATTTGCCTTTCTACCAATGCTATTAGCATTTACAACCGCTCAAAAATTAAAGACGAATCCATTCTTAGCAGTCGCAGTGGCAGCTATTATGGTCCATCCTACTTGGGCGACTTTGGTAGATTCCGGCAAAGCAATACATTTATTTAATGTAATTCCATTGTATGCCGTTAAATATACCGGAACCGTTATTCCTGTTATTTTAGTTATTTTATTACAAGCTCCAATTGAAAGATTCTTAAATAGGGTTATCCCAAATGCGGTAAGAATCGTATTTGCTCCAATGTTATTATTCTTAATTATGGGAATTCTTGCATTAACAATTGTCGGACCACTTGGCGATTTTGTTGGATCAGGACTAACCGTCATCTTTACATGGTTGAGTAAAAATGCAAGTTGGGCGCCACCATTCTTATTAGGCAGCTTTTATTCAATTTTAGTTGTGTTCGGTCTTCACCACAGTTTAGCTCCAATCGGCTTTATCCAACTCTCCCAAATGGGATATGATTCTGTTTTTGGCCCTGGTGTTTTATTAGCAAATATTGGACAAGGTATTGCCGCTATAATGGTTGGTACACTTTCAAAAGACAGTAAAACTAAACAAATTGGTGCCTCTACAGGTGTTACAGCCTTAATGGGTGTTTCTGAACCTGCAATGTATGGATTGAACTTTCCCAAAAAATATCCACTTGTCGCTGGTGCCATTGGTGGTGCTTGTGGTGGTATTTTTGCCGGAATTACTGCTACTAGAAGATTTGCCACAGGTTCATCTGGACTTCCTGCTGTAATGATGTATATTGGCGATAATACAATGAATTATTTCTATAGTATTTTGATTTCACTTGCTATTACGATGATAGTCTCCGCTATAGCAACGGTTGTTTTATTCAAAAAATTTGAAAAAAAACCTGTTGATGAAGATAAGGAAAAAGACATTTTCGATTCTAAAGGACTATCCGATGAAGTAGATGCTCCAGTTGCTGGAAAAGTTATCCCCCTTTCATCTGTAAATGATGATGTGTTTTCTCAAAAACTTTTAGGTGACGGTGTTGCTATACAGCCAACTGATAACCATATTTATGCTCCTTTTGATGGAGAAATCACTGCACTATTTCCTACCAATCATGCCATTGGATTAAAATCAATGAATGGAACAGAAGTTTTGATTCATATTGGTCTTAATACCGTTGAGCTGAAAGGAAAATTCTTTGAACCAAGTATCAAATTAGGAGATCAAGTTCATAAAGGACAACTAATGATGACTGTTGATTTTCACGAAATTCAAAAACGTGGTTACGACATTATCACCCCAATCGTCATTACTGACACTGAACGTAAAGTTGAAGAATATGGCAGTAACATTGTCCAAAACGGTGATATGATATTAACTATTTAA
- a CDS encoding SDR family NAD(P)-dependent oxidoreductase, producing the protein MLLDNKVAIITGAGSGFGKATSLLFSKEGAKIVAVDYNLDAVQSTVDEINESGKKAIAVKADVSDPDQVKNFVKVAVDTYGQIDILFNNAGVYVPGNIEQTDISDWKKAIDVNFNSVFYGVKFAMPYLKKTKGSIISTASAGGIIGFPDAVSYGATKGGIISLTRAIAVDYAKEGVRANAICPGTGKTGMTEELLKDPKIKEGFLAPISMKRLGEPSDVANAALFLASDLSSYITGHALPVDGGWTMS; encoded by the coding sequence ATGTTATTAGACAATAAAGTAGCTATTATTACAGGAGCTGGCTCAGGCTTCGGGAAAGCAACATCCTTACTATTCTCAAAGGAAGGAGCAAAAATTGTTGCAGTTGACTACAATTTGGATGCTGTTCAAAGTACGGTCGATGAAATCAATGAATCAGGGAAAAAAGCTATAGCCGTAAAAGCTGATGTTTCTGATCCTGATCAAGTTAAAAACTTCGTTAAAGTCGCAGTAGACACTTACGGGCAAATTGACATCTTATTCAATAATGCCGGTGTCTACGTACCAGGAAACATTGAGCAAACCGATATTTCCGACTGGAAGAAAGCAATTGACGTTAACTTCAATTCGGTATTCTATGGTGTGAAATTTGCTATGCCTTATTTGAAGAAGACAAAGGGAAGTATTATTTCAACCGCCTCTGCCGGTGGAATCATTGGATTCCCTGATGCTGTTTCTTACGGTGCAACAAAAGGCGGAATCATTTCCTTAACGCGCGCAATTGCCGTAGATTACGCTAAAGAGGGCGTTAGAGCTAATGCAATTTGCCCTGGTACTGGAAAGACGGGGATGACTGAAGAATTACTAAAAGATCCAAAGATTAAAGAAGGATTCCTTGCTCCAATTTCTATGAAACGTTTGGGAGAACCATCAGACGTTGCTAATGCAGCATTATTCTTAGCTAGTGACTTATCATCATATATTACAGGTCATGCTTTACCAGTTGATGGTGGATGGACAATGTCATAA
- a CDS encoding family 1 glycosylhydrolase has protein sequence MSNFPKNFLWGGATAANQYEGGFDEDGKTLSVMDILPDEAHGRKQAMKHPLETMKKKYDFYPNRVSIDGYHHWEEDLELLAGMGFNIYRMSVSWPRIFPKANMDKPNEDGLKFYDKVIKKANELGMQVLITIDHFDTPMWAVEEFNGWADRRMIDEYLKLAKVLFTRYKDQVKYWITFNEINMLLHYPLFGAGLDLTGDPNPKQTQYQAAHYQLVASAKAVTMGHKINPNFMIGSMIAGICNYAYTPYPQDVLQKQKVMRESYFFPDVQARGYYPRYAKKFFEDNNIKLDITDDDLEALKDTVDYVSFSYYSSGVITTDKRLLGNTASSNFASTFSDSVINPYLKASDWGWIIDPVGLRITMNDMYDRYQKPLMVVENGLGAIDHVTDDGKIHDDYRIKYHKEHLEQMGLAIRDGVECLGYTMWGPIDLVSVSTGEMSKRYGFIYVDRDNDGNGTNKRLKKDSYYWYKKAVESNGDDLD, from the coding sequence ATGAGTAACTTTCCAAAGAATTTCTTATGGGGTGGCGCTACAGCCGCAAATCAATATGAAGGTGGATTTGACGAAGATGGTAAAACATTGTCAGTAATGGATATTTTACCTGATGAAGCACATGGCAGAAAACAAGCTATGAAACATCCCCTAGAAACAATGAAAAAGAAGTATGACTTTTATCCAAATAGAGTAAGTATTGACGGATATCATCACTGGGAAGAAGATTTGGAATTGCTTGCCGGTATGGGCTTTAACATCTATCGTATGTCTGTTTCTTGGCCTAGAATCTTCCCTAAAGCTAATATGGATAAACCTAATGAAGACGGTTTGAAATTCTATGATAAAGTCATCAAAAAGGCCAACGAATTAGGTATGCAAGTTCTAATTACTATTGACCACTTCGATACACCAATGTGGGCTGTTGAAGAGTTCAATGGTTGGGCTGATCGTCGTATGATTGATGAATATTTGAAATTAGCTAAAGTATTATTTACACGTTACAAGGATCAAGTTAAGTATTGGATTACATTCAATGAAATCAATATGTTATTACACTATCCACTATTTGGTGCTGGACTAGATTTAACTGGTGATCCAAATCCTAAACAAACACAATATCAAGCTGCTCATTATCAACTAGTTGCTTCAGCTAAAGCCGTAACAATGGGACATAAAATCAATCCGAACTTCATGATTGGTAGTATGATTGCTGGAATTTGTAATTATGCTTATACTCCATACCCTCAAGATGTTTTACAAAAACAAAAGGTCATGCGTGAATCATACTTCTTCCCTGATGTTCAAGCACGTGGATACTACCCTCGCTATGCTAAGAAGTTCTTTGAAGATAACAATATCAAATTGGATATCACTGATGATGATTTGGAAGCATTGAAAGATACTGTTGATTACGTTTCATTTAGTTACTACTCATCAGGTGTTATTACAACTGACAAACGTTTATTAGGAAATACAGCATCAAGTAACTTTGCAAGTACCTTCTCTGATTCAGTTATTAATCCTTACTTGAAAGCTAGTGACTGGGGTTGGATTATTGATCCAGTTGGCCTAAGAATCACTATGAACGATATGTACGATCGTTATCAAAAACCTCTTATGGTCGTTGAAAATGGTCTTGGAGCAATTGATCATGTGACTGACGATGGCAAAATCCATGATGATTATCGTATCAAATACCACAAGGAACACTTGGAACAAATGGGCTTAGCTATTAGAGATGGTGTTGAATGCTTAGGTTACACTATGTGGGGCCCAATCGATTTAGTTTCAGTATCTACTGGTGAAATGTCAAAACGTTACGGATTTATTTACGTTGATCGTGACAATGATGGCAATGGTACTAATAAGAGATTAAAGAAAGACTCCTACTACTGGTATAAGAAAGCTGTTGAAAGTAACGGCGATGACTTAGATTAA
- a CDS encoding beta-glucoside-specific PTS transporter subunit IIABC: MSYQDLAKQILTLMGGPKNIKKVWHCATRLRFNVNDPDKVQQKKIEALDGVIQVVYSREQFQIVIGTQVADLYNEFIKLDGVHADASSSTETSENEPQKKGILGLLNRFISFISSLFMPFLGAICGAGVLKGALALFSTVGWLSEKGGTYIILNAASDSLFYFLPIFIAFTAAKQLHVDRFVSVAIAGALVYPNIVALATNHTTLHFLGIPVIPMSYTSSVIPIMLSIWILSYLEPLLNKIIPNSLKYVFVALLELVIMVPLTLMVVGPIGSTISNALAGSIMGIYNHAAILAGIIIGGLWQVIVMFGFHWMILPLIMSNISNQGVDPIFPIACAAVFSQAGAALGVFLKTKNKKMKQVSGSAFIAAIFGITEPTLYGVTLKYKKPFYIAIASSAVGGIIIGLAGTQAHAFAFPSLLSIPTYLGHGFVGEMIGLAVSFIGAAVLTYLFGLKGVETEQSNDNDTETIQTSDHDELIMPVSGTKTSLSNVNDEVFSSEKMGKGIAIVPTSNKVVAPVSGKITATFPTNHAIGITDSFGTQVLIHLGIDTVNLKGKYFKSLVKDGDIVNQGQELIDFDYEKIAEAGFDNTVMMIVLNSKDYKVEPELDTNSDLAINLTLN, encoded by the coding sequence ATGTCATACCAAGATCTCGCAAAACAGATCCTAACGTTAATGGGTGGACCGAAGAATATAAAAAAGGTCTGGCATTGCGCTACTAGATTAAGATTCAATGTTAATGATCCAGACAAAGTTCAACAAAAGAAAATTGAAGCATTAGACGGTGTTATTCAAGTTGTTTATAGTCGTGAACAATTTCAAATAGTTATTGGGACTCAAGTCGCAGATTTGTATAACGAATTTATAAAATTAGATGGAGTTCACGCTGATGCAAGTTCATCAACTGAAACCTCAGAAAATGAGCCACAGAAAAAAGGTATTTTGGGATTATTGAATAGGTTTATTTCATTTATTTCAAGTTTATTCATGCCATTCTTAGGAGCTATCTGTGGTGCCGGAGTTTTGAAGGGGGCTCTAGCATTATTCTCAACTGTAGGTTGGTTAAGTGAAAAAGGTGGAACATATATTATTTTGAATGCCGCAAGTGATTCATTGTTCTACTTCTTACCTATTTTTATTGCCTTTACAGCTGCTAAACAATTACATGTTGATAGATTTGTTAGTGTCGCTATTGCCGGTGCACTAGTTTATCCAAATATCGTTGCTTTAGCGACTAACCATACTACACTACACTTCTTAGGAATTCCTGTAATTCCAATGAGTTACACATCATCAGTTATTCCTATCATGTTATCAATTTGGATTTTGAGCTATTTAGAACCTTTACTTAATAAGATTATTCCAAATAGTTTGAAATATGTTTTCGTTGCTTTACTAGAACTAGTTATCATGGTTCCACTTACCTTGATGGTAGTTGGACCAATCGGATCAACAATCAGCAATGCTTTGGCTGGTTCAATCATGGGAATCTATAATCACGCTGCTATTCTTGCTGGAATCATTATTGGTGGTTTATGGCAAGTTATCGTAATGTTTGGTTTCCACTGGATGATTTTACCTTTGATTATGAGTAATATTTCCAATCAAGGTGTTGATCCTATCTTCCCTATTGCTTGTGCCGCTGTATTTTCACAGGCAGGTGCTGCATTAGGTGTATTTTTGAAAACCAAGAATAAGAAAATGAAACAAGTATCTGGTTCTGCATTTATCGCTGCTATCTTTGGCATTACCGAACCAACTCTATATGGTGTTACTTTGAAATATAAGAAACCATTCTACATTGCTATTGCAAGTAGTGCGGTTGGTGGAATCATCATTGGACTTGCTGGAACACAAGCTCATGCCTTTGCCTTTCCAAGTTTACTTTCCATCCCTACATACTTAGGTCATGGTTTTGTTGGAGAAATGATTGGTTTAGCTGTTAGTTTCATTGGTGCAGCCGTTTTGACATATTTATTCGGACTAAAAGGTGTCGAAACTGAACAATCAAATGATAATGATACAGAAACTATTCAAACATCTGATCATGATGAATTGATCATGCCTGTTAGTGGTACTAAAACTTCCCTATCTAATGTCAACGATGAAGTATTCTCTTCAGAAAAGATGGGAAAAGGAATTGCAATCGTACCAACATCCAATAAAGTGGTCGCTCCTGTTTCAGGAAAAATCACAGCTACGTTCCCTACTAATCATGCAATCGGAATTACCGATAGCTTTGGTACCCAAGTACTCATTCACTTAGGAATCGACACCGTTAATTTGAAGGGTAAATACTTTAAGAGTTTGGTCAAAGATGGTGACATTGTCAACCAAGGTCAAGAATTAATCGACTTTGACTATGAAAAAATTGCCGAAGCCGGATTTGACAATACTGTTATGATGATTGTTCTAAATAGTAAGGACTACAAAGTTGAACCTGAATTAGATACAAATAGTGATTTAGCAATTAATTTAACATTAAATTAG
- a CDS encoding SLAP domain-containing protein — MKKTTIFGIFAAALISVGGIFTATTTDTKASAIPTVFVRKITRLYTSDGELINNRALGEYTSWIVGKTGFIDGAEYYQVATNEYVKASDGQIYNDLDNDVPLGTYKPDTHKISDYFVKYVNALHKANGSEPVHTNADFENYAMQRAAQQNGNVLDHTTATRNLNENLSSDGLAYLLKWGYVHSDRDVAYYVLKDWYTDEYNTIPMGQAGHFGHSANVLYAGPTIGFGISNNAAAFVADPVGASSYDAFNWLYNYAGTTPNTNFISKDSVPE; from the coding sequence ATGAAAAAGACAACAATTTTTGGAATATTTGCTGCAGCATTAATATCAGTTGGTGGAATTTTCACAGCAACGACAACAGATACCAAAGCAAGTGCCATACCAACGGTTTTTGTAAGAAAAATAACTCGTCTGTATACATCAGATGGAGAATTAATCAATAATCGAGCATTAGGGGAATATACTAGTTGGATTGTTGGAAAAACTGGCTTCATTGATGGTGCTGAATATTATCAAGTTGCCACTAACGAGTACGTCAAAGCTTCTGATGGACAGATTTATAATGATTTAGATAATGATGTTCCATTGGGTACTTATAAACCAGATACTCATAAAATCAGTGATTACTTTGTAAAATATGTAAATGCTTTACATAAGGCCAATGGTTCTGAACCCGTTCACACGAACGCTGATTTTGAAAATTATGCAATGCAAAGAGCTGCTCAACAAAATGGTAATGTCTTGGATCATACAACGGCAACACGAAATTTAAATGAAAATCTTTCCAGTGATGGATTAGCTTATTTATTAAAGTGGGGTTATGTTCATTCTGATAGAGATGTTGCCTATTATGTTTTAAAAGATTGGTATACAGATGAATACAATACTATTCCTATGGGACAAGCCGGACATTTCGGTCATAGCGCTAATGTTTTGTATGCGGGTCCAACAATAGGATTCGGTATTTCCAATAACGCTGCAGCATTTGTTGCGGATCCAGTTGGAGCATCTTCTTATGATGCCTTCAATTGGCTATATAATTACGCAGGAACGACTCCAAATACAAACTTCATATCTAAAGATAGTGTTCCAGAATAA